One region of Fragaria vesca subsp. vesca linkage group LG4, FraVesHawaii_1.0, whole genome shotgun sequence genomic DNA includes:
- the LOC101299175 gene encoding major allergen Pru ar 1-like, translating into MGVFTYETEFTSVIPPAKLYKAFVLDADNLIPKIAPQAVKSAEICEGDGGVGTIKKIHLGEGSEYSYVKHKIDGLDKDNYVYNYSIIEGDAIGDKVEKISYEIKLIASEGGSIIKSTSHYHCKGEVEIKEEHVKAGKERAAGLFKLVESYLLAHPEEYN; encoded by the exons ATGGGTGTGTTCACATATGAAACCGAGTTCACCTCAGTCATCCCACCAGCCAAATTGTACAAGGCTTTCGTCCTTGATGCCGACAACCTCATCCCCAAGATTGCCCCTCAGGCAGTGAAGAGTGCTGAAATTTGTGAAGGTGATGGAGGAGTTGGAACCATCAAGAAGATCCACCTTGGTGAAG GAAGTGAATACAGCTACGTAAAGCACAAGATCGATGGACTTGACAAGGACAACTATGTGTACAACTACAGTATCATTGAGGGAGATGCCATCGGAGACAAGGTCGAGAAGATCTCCTATGAGATTAAGTTGATTGCATCCGAGGGAGGATCCATCATCAAGAGCACCAGCCACTACCATTGCAAGGGTGAGGTTGAGATCAAGGAGGAGCACGTCAAGGCCGGAAAAGAAAGAGCCGCTGGTCTGTTCAAGCTCGTCGAGAGCTACCTTTTGGCCCACCCCGAGGAATACAACTAA
- the LOC101299757 gene encoding major allergen Pru ar 1-like — protein sequence MGVFTYETEFTSVIPPPRLFKAFVLDADNLIPKIAPQAVKSAEIVQGDGGVGTIKKIHLGEGSEYSYVKHQIDGLDKDNFVYNYSMIEGDAIGDKVEKISYEIKLVASADGGSIIKSTSNYHCKGEVEIKEEHVKAGKERAAGLFKIIEIYLLGNPDAYN from the coding sequence ATGGGTGTTTTCACTTACGAGACAGAGTTCACATCTGTAATCCCACCACCAAGATTGTTCAAGGCCTTTGTTCTTGATGCCGATAACCTCATCCCCAAGATTGCTCCACAGGCTGTGAAGAGCGCTGAAATCGTTCAAGGTGACGGAGGTGTTGGAACCATCAAGAAGATCCACCTCGGTGAAGGAAGCGAATACAGCTATGTGAAGCACCAGATTGATGGACTTGACAAAGACAACTTTGTGTACAACTACAGTATGATTGAAGGGGATGCTATTGGAGACAAGGTTGAGAAGATCTCGTACGAGATTAAGTTGGTCGCATCTGCAGATGGAGGTTCCATCATCAAGAGCACCAGCAACTACCATTGCAAAGGTGAGGTTGAGATCAAGGAAGAGCATGTCAAGGCTGGAAAAGAAAGAGCCGCTGGTCTGTTCAAGATTATTGAGATTTACCTTTTGGGCAACCCTGATGCCTACAACTAA
- the LOC101300334 gene encoding major allergen Pru ar 1-like has protein sequence MGVFTYETEFTSVIPPPRLYKAFVLDADNLIPKIAPQAVKSAEIVQGDGGVGTIKKIHLGEGSEYSYVKHQIDGLDKDNYVYYYSIIEGDAIGDKVEKISYEIKLVASPSGGSIIKSTSHYHCKGEVEIKEEHVKAGKERAAGLFKIIENHLLANPEAYN, from the coding sequence ATGGGTGTGTTCACATACGAAACCGAGTTCACCTCCGTCATCCCACCACCAAGACTCTACAAGGCATTTGTTCTCGATGCTGACAACCTCATCCCCAAGATTGCCCCACAGGCAGTGAAGAGTGCCGAAATCGTTCAAGGTGACGGAGGCGTCGGAACCATCAAGAAGATTCACCTCGGTGAAGGAAGCGAGTACAGCTACGTGAAACACCAGATTGATGGACTTGACAAAGACAACTATGTTTACTACTACAGCATCATTGAAGGTGATGCTATCGGAGACAAGGTTGAGAAAATCTCTTACGAGATTAAGTTGGTGGCATCTCCAAGTGGAGGCTCCATCATCAAGAGCACCAGCCACTACCATTGCAAAGGAGAGGTTGAGATCAAGGAAGAGCATGTCAAGGCCGGAAAAGAAAGAGCCGCTGGCTTGTTCAAGATCATTGAGAACCACCTTTTGGCCAACCCTGAGGCATACAATTGA
- the LOC101298594 gene encoding major allergen Pru av 1-like has product MGVFTYESEFTSVIPPPKLFKAFVLDADNLIPKIAPQAVKSAEIIEGDGGVGTIKKIHLGEGSEYSYVKHKIDGIDKDNFVYSYSIIEGDAIGDKIEKISYEIKLVASGGGSIIKSTSHYHTKGEVEIKEEHVKAGKERAAGLFKIIENHLLAHPEEYN; this is encoded by the exons ATGGGTGTGTTCACATACGAATCCGAGTTCACCTCAGTCATCCCACCACCTAAGTTGTTCAAGGCTTTCGTCCTTGACGCCGACAACCTCATCCCCAAGATTGCCCCTCAGGCTGTGAAGAGTGCTGAAATCATTGAAGGAGATGGAGGTGTTGGAACCATCAAGAAGATCCATCTTGGTGAAG GAAGTGAATACAGCTACGTGAAGCATAAGATTGATGGAATCGACAAAGACAACTTCGTGTACAGCTACAGTATCATCGAGGGAGATGCTATCGGAGACAAGATTGAGAAGATCTCCTATGAGATTAAGTTGGTAGCATCCGGTGGAGGTTCCATCATCAAGAGCACCAGTCACTACCACACCAAGGGTGAGGTCGAGATCAAGGAAGAGCATGTTAAGGCCGGAAAGGAAAGAGCCGCTGGTCTGTTCAAGATCATTGAGAACCACCTCTTGGCCCATCCTGAGGAATACAACTAA
- the LOC101299465 gene encoding major allergen Pru av 1-like codes for MGVFTYETEFTSVIPRARLFKAFILDVDNLIPKIAPQAIQGTEILQGDGGPGTIKKVTFGEGSKFGSVTHKIDGIDKDKFQYNYSLIEGDVLAEHKIEKVSYETKLVESAEGGSIVKSISNYYTIGDIEIQEEHVKAGKEKASQLFKLVEGYLLANPDDYN; via the exons ATGGGTGTGTTCACTTACGAAACTGAGTTCACCTCCGTCATCCCACGAGCTAGATTGTTCAAGGCTTTCATCCTTGATGTGGACAATCTCATCCCGAAGATTGCACCCCAAGCAATCCAAGGTACTGAAATCCTTCAAGGTGATGGAGGGCCTGGAACCATCAAGAAAGTTACCTTTGGGGAAG GCAGTAAATTTGGATCTGTAACGCACAAGATCGATGGGATTGACAAAGATAAGTTCCAGTACAATTACAGTTTGATCGAAGGAGATGTGTTAGCTGAACACAAGATTGAGAAAGTCTCTTACGAGACCAAATTGGTGGAGTCTGCTGAGGGAGGATCCATTGTTAAGAGCATCAGTAACTACTACACCATTGGTGATATTGAGATCCAAGAAGAGCATGTTAAGGCTGGAAAAGAGAAGGCGTCTCAGCTCTTCAAGCTGGTCGAAGGCTACCTCTTGGCCAATCCCGACGACTACAACTAA